One part of the Dyadobacter sp. 676 genome encodes these proteins:
- a CDS encoding PKD domain-containing protein encodes MGGNRKPVVAVSAEKKGGTVPFEAVLSSRGTKDFDNDALKYNWKVTSPGIAPKVFTTENPKVKFDKPGVYTATLTVTDSKGASNSRSVRIIAGNEPPKVAIELDGNSTFFFPNKPVGYAVGVSDKEDGTTADGKIKASQVAVSIDYTAEGFDYAEVAQSQRSVDATTQFAVAQVLMSKSDCKVCHQPNTKSVGPSFADISNKYRADPGALDKLVKKVREGGSGVWGEVAMAAHPALPVADVEVIVKYILNSTEKTLSTLPLKGKYTPQIPKADNGKGSVIIRAAYTDRPVGIARPVPAQTTEEMIVLRSPELNAAEAPITKGVETKALGVAGQGFAVVAFGNSYIAFPSIDLTGIDSVELNAAAQQREGSVGGTIEIRLGSPDGILIGQQKLSVAKPVDVTKMMAELENGAKKEAAGPGSAPAAQTAKPAPRSRFAQPAVRIALQPASGKQDVYFVFRNMEAKPIEPLMSFSRIKFKNKP; translated from the coding sequence ATGGGGGGTAACCGCAAACCGGTGGTGGCGGTATCCGCAGAGAAGAAAGGCGGTACTGTGCCGTTCGAAGCCGTTTTGTCTTCCAGGGGAACGAAGGATTTCGATAATGACGCATTGAAATACAACTGGAAAGTGACCAGCCCCGGCATTGCTCCGAAGGTATTTACCACCGAAAATCCGAAGGTGAAATTCGACAAACCTGGGGTATACACGGCCACACTCACGGTGACCGATTCCAAAGGTGCGAGCAATAGCCGGTCGGTACGGATCATCGCGGGCAACGAGCCGCCGAAAGTCGCGATCGAACTGGACGGTAACAGCACGTTTTTCTTTCCAAATAAGCCTGTCGGCTACGCGGTAGGCGTTTCCGATAAGGAGGACGGCACCACCGCCGACGGTAAAATCAAGGCCAGCCAGGTTGCCGTGAGCATCGACTATACCGCAGAAGGCTTCGATTATGCAGAAGTGGCTCAGAGCCAGCGCAGCGTCGATGCGACCACACAATTTGCGGTTGCACAGGTGTTGATGAGCAAAAGCGATTGTAAAGTGTGCCACCAGCCGAATACCAAATCGGTAGGGCCTTCGTTTGCGGATATTTCCAACAAATACAGGGCCGATCCGGGTGCCCTGGACAAACTTGTGAAGAAAGTACGCGAAGGCGGCTCGGGCGTTTGGGGCGAAGTGGCAATGGCGGCGCACCCGGCGCTCCCCGTCGCCGATGTGGAGGTAATTGTTAAATACATCCTGAACAGCACCGAAAAGACGCTCTCTACACTGCCTTTGAAAGGGAAATATACTCCGCAAATCCCGAAAGCGGATAATGGCAAAGGCTCCGTGATTATCCGCGCCGCCTATACCGACCGTCCGGTGGGTATTGCCAGGCCGGTACCGGCGCAAACCACCGAGGAAATGATTGTCCTCCGCAGCCCCGAACTCAACGCCGCCGAAGCACCCATTACCAAAGGTGTTGAAACCAAGGCATTGGGCGTAGCCGGACAAGGTTTTGCGGTAGTTGCATTCGGGAACAGCTACATCGCGTTCCCGTCCATCGACCTCACCGGTATCGATTCCGTCGAACTGAATGCAGCGGCTCAACAGCGTGAAGGCAGCGTTGGGGGAACCATCGAAATCCGCCTCGGTTCACCCGACGGCATCTTGATAGGGCAGCAAAAACTGTCCGTTGCCAAGCCGGTGGATGTTACCAAAATGATGGCAGAACTGGAAAATGGCGCCAAAAAGGAGGCGGCCGGACCGGGGTCAGCCCCTGCTGCGCAAACGGCAAAACCGGCGCCGCGCAGCCGCTTCGCACAACCGGCCGTCCGCATTGCCCTGCA
- a CDS encoding PQQ-dependent sugar dehydrogenase, translated as MPKSFPNPRKKLVSSMRWSAQLVTVAALAAFTMQDTVTKPDESRFTPVVLADNLDEPMAFEVLPDGSSYIIERKGALKKYNPSTRTTALIATIPVNTKYVSKEGISREAEEGLMGITLDPNFAKNHWIYLYYAHPTEKKHILARWDLVDDQLVESSKKIVLEVTTQREVCCHTGGGMTWDKNGNLFLTVGNNTGNDKAAQTDERPGRESWDDQGHAGNTNDLRGKILRIHPEPDGTYTIPEGNLFPKGTAKTRPEIYSMGHRNPWRISVDSKTDYVYWGEVGPDANEDSEIGPRGYDELNQARKPGNFGWPWFVGDDQAFPVFDYANNKPGEKKDPKNLINTSPNNTGLRELPPTAPSFIYYPYGVSEKFPLVGSGSRSATGGPIYHRSDFKAPKRPWPAYYEGKWIAADFSRGWIMAITMNAQGDYESMERVLPGYHPVQPIDIKFGPDGDLYILEYGSNWFRKSDNSRLVRIEYNGG; from the coding sequence ATGCCTAAATCTTTTCCGAACCCGCGCAAAAAACTGGTCTCGTCGATGCGATGGTCTGCCCAACTGGTCACGGTTGCCGCCCTGGCTGCATTTACCATGCAGGACACTGTTACCAAACCGGATGAAAGTCGCTTTACCCCGGTAGTCCTGGCCGATAATCTCGATGAACCCATGGCATTCGAAGTGCTGCCCGACGGCTCGTCCTACATCATCGAGCGAAAGGGTGCTTTGAAAAAGTATAACCCGTCGACCAGAACGACCGCGCTGATAGCGACCATTCCGGTTAACACGAAGTATGTCAGCAAGGAGGGCATCTCGCGGGAAGCGGAAGAAGGTTTAATGGGCATTACCCTCGACCCGAATTTTGCCAAAAACCATTGGATATACCTCTATTATGCCCATCCTACCGAGAAAAAGCATATTCTCGCGCGGTGGGACCTGGTGGACGATCAGCTTGTGGAAAGTTCGAAAAAGATAGTCCTGGAAGTGACCACCCAGCGTGAAGTATGCTGCCACACCGGTGGCGGTATGACCTGGGATAAAAACGGTAATCTCTTTCTGACGGTCGGCAACAATACCGGCAACGATAAAGCCGCGCAAACCGACGAGCGTCCGGGGCGCGAGAGCTGGGACGACCAGGGGCATGCGGGTAATACCAATGATTTGAGAGGTAAAATCCTTCGCATCCATCCGGAACCGGACGGGACATACACCATTCCGGAAGGCAACCTCTTCCCGAAAGGCACCGCCAAAACCCGCCCGGAAATATACTCGATGGGCCACCGCAACCCGTGGCGCATTTCGGTCGACAGCAAGACAGACTACGTTTATTGGGGCGAAGTAGGGCCGGACGCCAACGAGGATTCCGAGATCGGGCCGCGTGGTTATGACGAGCTGAACCAGGCCCGCAAGCCGGGCAATTTCGGCTGGCCGTGGTTTGTGGGGGACGATCAGGCATTTCCGGTTTTCGACTACGCCAATAATAAACCCGGCGAAAAAAAGGATCCGAAAAACCTGATCAACACCTCGCCTAACAATACGGGTTTACGGGAGCTTCCCCCCACCGCACCGAGCTTCATTTATTATCCCTACGGCGTGTCTGAAAAATTCCCTCTCGTAGGCTCGGGTTCGCGCAGCGCCACGGGAGGCCCCATTTACCACCGTTCCGATTTTAAGGCGCCCAAACGTCCATGGCCGGCGTACTACGAAGGCAAATGGATCGCCGCCGATTTTTCGCGTGGCTGGATTATGGCTATTACCATGAATGCGCAGGGCGATTACGAGTCGATGGAACGTGTCCTGCCCGGCTATCACCCCGTGCAGCCGATCGATATCAAATTCGGGCCGGACGGCGATTTATATATCCTCGAATACGGAAGTAACTGGTTCCGGAAAAGCGACAACTCGCGGCTCGTGCGCATCGAATACAATGGGGGGTAA
- a CDS encoding glycoside hydrolase — MQISQNPGTLFLGLLMAASIGCHGSEPAAGQAAEVVTIRIDPSRTYQTIRHFGGSDAWACQFAGNWPLAKKNAIADLLFSRDTLADGRPEGIGLSLWRFNAGGGTAEQGDASGIRDEWRRAESFFAQDGGYDWNKQAGQMWFLNAAKERGVDEFLIFPNTPPVQFTTNGKGFTTNGQPNLASRQIDKFTGYLADVIDGVRKKTGITFRYVSPVNEPQWDWSDGGQEGTPYFNNQIAAITRSLSASLLKKNLPTLINIAEAGQIEYLYSEHNRPGRASQITAFFDKNSPDYVGNLPNVLPAISGHSYFTTSPYKTAVEKRRQLAGTLAAVPGLEYWQSEYCILGDNEGEIKGEGRDLGINSGLYVARVIHNDLVNANASAWHWWLSVSPYEYKDGLVYIDKNKTDGNFRSSKMLWAFGNFSRFVRPGARRVEASSSLGTDALLVSSYRNTNNELVTVIVNSDNQDREVQFSLASGLKTGAARAYETSAQSDLAPVKAGAAGGRFPVKGRSIVTFVHKI; from the coding sequence ATGCAAATTTCTCAAAACCCGGGGACGCTGTTTCTTGGACTCCTCATGGCTGCATCCATAGGCTGCCATGGCAGCGAACCTGCTGCCGGCCAGGCGGCCGAAGTGGTAACTATCCGTATCGATCCATCCAGAACTTACCAGACGATCCGCCATTTCGGCGGCTCCGATGCCTGGGCCTGCCAGTTTGCAGGCAACTGGCCGCTGGCCAAAAAGAACGCCATCGCCGACCTGCTTTTCAGCCGGGATACCCTTGCCGACGGTCGCCCGGAGGGCATCGGCCTCTCCCTCTGGCGGTTCAATGCCGGTGGCGGCACCGCCGAACAGGGCGATGCCAGCGGTATTCGCGACGAATGGCGGCGTGCCGAATCCTTTTTCGCGCAGGATGGCGGCTACGACTGGAATAAGCAGGCGGGCCAGATGTGGTTTCTGAATGCGGCCAAAGAACGGGGCGTCGACGAGTTCCTGATTTTTCCGAATACCCCTCCGGTGCAGTTCACGACCAACGGAAAAGGCTTCACTACCAACGGCCAACCTAACCTTGCCTCGCGGCAGATCGATAAGTTTACCGGCTACCTGGCCGATGTGATCGACGGGGTGCGTAAGAAGACCGGCATTACGTTTCGGTACGTAAGCCCGGTAAACGAGCCGCAATGGGACTGGAGCGATGGCGGACAGGAGGGGACGCCTTATTTCAATAACCAGATCGCCGCAATTACCCGCTCGCTCAGCGCTTCGCTTTTAAAAAAGAACCTTCCGACCCTGATCAATATAGCGGAAGCCGGGCAAATCGAATATCTCTACTCGGAGCACAACCGCCCGGGACGCGCCAGTCAGATTACCGCGTTCTTCGATAAAAACAGCCCCGATTACGTCGGCAACCTGCCCAATGTGCTTCCGGCGATTTCCGGGCACAGCTATTTCACGACTTCTCCCTATAAAACCGCCGTCGAGAAACGCAGGCAGCTTGCCGGCACGCTGGCGGCCGTGCCGGGGCTTGAATACTGGCAGTCGGAATACTGCATTCTGGGTGATAATGAGGGTGAAATAAAGGGGGAAGGCCGGGATTTGGGTATCAATTCGGGGCTGTACGTCGCCAGGGTGATTCATAACGATCTCGTGAATGCGAATGCGTCGGCCTGGCATTGGTGGCTGTCGGTTTCGCCCTATGAGTACAAAGACGGACTGGTTTACATCGATAAAAATAAAACCGATGGTAATTTTCGGTCTTCCAAAATGCTCTGGGCATTCGGTAATTTCAGCCGCTTCGTGCGCCCCGGCGCCAGGCGCGTAGAGGCTTCGAGCAGCCTGGGTACCGATGCGCTGCTGGTTTCTTCCTATCGAAATACAAACAACGAACTGGTGACCGTGATCGTGAACAGCGATAACCAGGACCGGGAGGTGCAATTTTCGCTCGCATCGGGGCTGAAAACGGGTGCGGCAAGGGCTTATGAAACCTCCGCGCAGAGCGACCTTGCGCCCGTGAAGGCGGGCGCCGCAGGTGGCAGGTTTCCGGTAAAGGGACGAAGCATCGTTACCTTCGTTCACAAAATATAG
- a CDS encoding DinB family protein, whose product MKIITFFTVVWLCAALRCFGQEKLWTAADKQSTIGQLIRTRDAVVRETENLTPEQWSFREAPDRWSIAEIVEHLALWEIVWSRELSIGARNKPQPELLKTTRPDSYYQEFIMEPNPHKAAEIAAPTGFIKGKDNLTFFLRGREQNLTFVRNSDADMRAIFELTGTPEPRNMHQVLIYHWGHTDRHLRQILKVKSRPSYPR is encoded by the coding sequence ATGAAAATCATTACATTTTTTACGGTAGTTTGGCTCTGTGCGGCCTTACGATGCTTCGGCCAGGAAAAGCTCTGGACTGCGGCGGACAAGCAGTCGACCATCGGCCAGTTAATCCGCACACGCGACGCGGTGGTACGGGAAACAGAAAATCTCACACCCGAGCAATGGTCATTCCGCGAAGCGCCCGACCGTTGGTCCATTGCTGAAATTGTCGAGCACCTGGCGCTCTGGGAAATCGTTTGGTCCAGGGAGCTCAGTATCGGAGCAAGAAACAAACCGCAACCGGAATTACTCAAAACCACGCGTCCCGACAGCTATTACCAGGAATTCATCATGGAGCCAAACCCTCACAAAGCAGCGGAAATCGCGGCACCGACAGGTTTTATCAAAGGAAAGGACAACCTGACGTTCTTCCTGCGCGGAAGGGAGCAAAATCTGACGTTCGTGCGCAATAGCGACGCCGATATGCGGGCTATTTTCGAACTCACCGGCACACCGGAACCACGAAATATGCATCAGGTGCTCATCTACCATTGGGGGCACACGGACCGGCATTTGCGGCAGATCTTAAAAGTAAAAAGTCGTCCGTCGTATCCGCGGTGA